TATTGCCAGAAGAGCTTTCGGACAACGCCTCGAGGTTTGATATCATCTACTGTAGTGGTAAAGAGGTCTTTTTCTTAACGCCTTAGTAGGGATGGTTGATGCTTTTAACGATAGCCCTTCTAACGAAGGATTCTGCAGATACAGTCTGGTACGCGTTAAAATCAATCTTAAGGCAGAGCGTGCCGCCCAGTACAACGTTAGAACTAGTAGTAATTGATGGATATTCAACAGATGATACCCTCGAAATAGTTAGGGATATGGTTAGTAGGCTATATGTAAAGTTCGACCGCCAACTTATAAGGCATGTAATCAGACAAGAAAGAGTAGGAGTAGGCTACGCTAGAAATCTTGCCTTAAAAGAGGCCTTTGGGGATTGGATACTATGGGTAGATAGCGATAACATGCTTGCTCAAGACTACATCCTCAAAGCCGTTCGTGAGATTGAGCGACGTAGAAACGCAAAAGTATTGTACCCTCATAAGGTTGTCACAGTACGTAGAAGCGATAGCTTAGCAGAAAGACTAATAACATGTTATAGTTGTATTATTTCACAGGCCCTGCCCCCCGAGGGATTAAGAGGCATTGCCAGAAGACTGATAAGGGATGAGCCGGCACAAAGGCTCCTTCCCTATACAGCCATGCAGGGAGCCGTGTGCGAGACTAAATTCTTGTGTG
The Candidatus Nezhaarchaeota archaeon DNA segment above includes these coding regions:
- a CDS encoding glycosyltransferase translates to MLLTIALLTKDSADTVWYALKSILRQSVPPSTTLELVVIDGYSTDDTLEIVRDMVSRLYVKFDRQLIRHVIRQERVGVGYARNLALKEAFGDWILWVDSDNMLAQDYILKAVREIERRRNAKVLYPHKVVTVRRSDSLAERLITCYSCIISQALPPEGLRGIARRLIRDEPAQRLLPYTAMQGAVCETKFLCDLGGFNPYLLAAEDIDIYLRVLSRGGSMQPFDSTLYCFARRTLSAWLKQAIVWGYGKEVLMQAYRSSSPVQNLKTRWISSGIDNPIRNLIVHTLLMTFSLLTKSVSVCGVLGLFMPLVYIYRRAGYVKGYLCALKQRRKYA